The genomic DNA AGCCTTATCATTATTAGTACTTTCATGGCTCCTAATTAAATCTATTAACCATTCTCTATTATTACTAATTTTCGGCATTATCCTTTTAGATTTAGCGGTGCAAGCTGTACATGTCACCAATCAAAGTATGCTTTTCACAGTGCGTCCTGAAGCGAGAAGTCGACTCACTGCCAGTTACATGATTTTTTACTCTATCGGTAGTGCAACAGGTGCAATTCTTTCAACAAATATGTATGCAAAATATGGTTGGGATGGAGTATGCATATTAGGTGTATCTGTTAGTGCTTGTGCTCTTTTATTTTGGATAATAACCTTACGGCGATCATAACAGCTAAAAGAAGAATAATTCATTTATGTTTCATACGTGTTTTTCTACAAGACTATAGAATAGCATTTACTTTTCAACACAAATCAACGGCATTTTCATATAAAAAATGCCGTTGATTCTAAATTTTCACATATGCGATTCATCATTTTATAATAATAAATCCTATACTAGCGAAGTACATCTATTACAAATTCCCTTTAACGTTTTCGACAATCTCGTTTATCGTATTCCGATCAAACTTATCACTAATTTCGTATGGCTCACGATCTCCTACTAATTGTACGCCTACAATATCATTGCGGTCTTTACCATATTGCACTTCAATAATAGACCCACGCTCTATTTGTTTCCAAACGAGACCTGCTTCATCTTTATTATCTAAAATAATACCAATTGGCATAACTGCAGTTAATACTACTCTAGTAATTTTCTTTATCATTTATAACCAACCTCACATGTTTAACTTTAAATTCCATTTATCCCCTTACCAAATAATAACATGATAATACCGAGAAAGAGCCAAAGGTAAAATATTATTTTCATCCCAACAATCTATGTAAAAAGCTATACTTCTGTATTTCCTTCCCGTCTACTTTCATATAGTACCCTTACAATTATAGATAGCTAGACTTTCAAAATCACTAACTGAATTATCGATAAATTATAGAAAGTAGACATCCTACTCACATAAGATTTAAAATTAGGAAGTATGGAAAACATGATAAAAAATTTAAACTAGATGATCGCAATTAAAATGATTTTTATATGAAGGAAGGAAGTGCACAGCTATGGATTTAAAAACAGTTATGCAAGAGCTTGAATCCCTCGGTAAGGAAAGAACGAAAAAAATATACATATCTAACGGTGCGCACGAGCCAGTTTTCGGCGTAGCTACAGGTGCTATGAAACCAATCGCTAAAAAAATAAAATTAAATCAAGAGTTAGCTGAAGAACTTTATGCGACAGGCAACTACGATGCTATGTACTTTGCAGGCATTATTGCGGATCCGAAAGCTATGAGTGAGTCTGATTTTGATCGCTGGATAGACGGAGCATATTTTTATATGTTGTCCGATTATGTGGTAGCAGTAACTTTATCAGAATCAAATATTGCACAAGATGTTGCTGATAAATGGATTGCAAGTGGAGACGAGCTACGAATGTCAGCGGGCTGGAGTTGCTACTGCTGGCTTTTAGGAAATCGCAAAGACAATGAGTTTTCTGAAAGCAAAATTTCCACTATGCTTGAAATGGTAAAAAATACGATCCATGATTCACCAGAACGAAGAAAATCCGCTATGAATAATTTTCTAAACACTGTAGCAATTTCATATGTGCCACTACACGAAAAGGCAGTCAAGATTGCAAAAGAAGTTGGTATAGTTGAAGTAAAACGTGATAATAAAAAAAGCAGTTTGCTAAATGCTTCCGAAAGTATTCAGAAAGAACTTGATAGAGGCAGACTTGGTTTCAAACGTAAGTATGTAAGATGTTAAAAAAGAAAAAGGTGGTATCAATCTTTCTTGATTGATACCACCTTTTTCTTTGACTACTGAACTCTCTTCTTAGAAAACATTCATTTACCTCTGGACAACTTATATGTTAGAAATTTCTTCTTTTAATTTATAAACCCTATCTCTTTTCTCATCACTTTTGACAAAAATAAGCTTTCCTTCTTTAACAAAATCTTCTAATACTAAGCATATTTGTCCATATGCTTTCGGCTTATTCGTTGTGAATCTTTCATCTGATATTTTGCCGGATCGTATTAATTGTTCACATAGCTCAAGTGCACTTATTTCTTCAGAATCCACTAATTCCAATATATCTTTTTGTAATGGCGATAAAGGTACTGGTATATCAGCTACCTCAACCTTTTCTGGTTTGTTTTCTTCTTCAAATAAATCTTCAAATGAAATTTGATTCATTACTTCTTTTCCTTTCTAACGATTGATTTGTATAACATGAACTGAATCCTAAAGCGTAGTTATTATTATGTAGTACTTACCTTATTTCATAAATATCAAACTCATGTACATCGTTTCATATAGTATACTTTGATTATACCAAATATACGTTCTGTTTTCTATCGCAGATTGGAAAACAGAACGTTTTACTGTATATACCATTATTAAATAGAGCTGAATATCCATTATCCAAATATTACATTTTAAGTTATATTATCAAAAATTTATCCATATTACGGAAATAAATGACAAATAATTATAATTTACATGTTATAATTACGATGCATGCATTTAGTTGTATTAAATGTGTAATACGTATATTTAATAAAGTTAATTTAAACTGGGGAGGCTTTCGCAAATGGGAAAGAAAACAAGCAAAGCTAAAAAATTTTTCGGATTCATAATCACCGCAGCATTAGCAACTACAACTATGGTAGGTACAGTAAATGCTCAAACAACTACGAATAGCTATAAGGTAGCTAGCAATGCGAATACTGTATTTACAGATGTACCAAAGGACCACTGGTCAAAAGATGCTATTGATTACTTAGCGGCAGCAGGGATTTATAAGGGGTATGGAAATGGGAAATTTGGTTTTGGGGACAACATCACTAGAGGACAGGTAGCTTCTTTAGTCAATCGACATTTAGGGTTAATCGCAGACGATAAACAAGGAAATATGTTTAGTGATATTACAAATCATATGTTTGAAAAAGATATTAAAGCCATTGCGCAAGCTGGAATTATGACAGGTGATGGAACAGGTACATTTCGTCCTGATGATGTATTAACTCGATATGAGATGGCAGTAATATTACAAAAAGCATTTCATTTAGAATCAAAAGAACAAGGAAAATTTAAAGACGTGCCAAAAGGTCATTGGGCTTATGAAGCTGTAAATACACTGCGTAGTAACCGTATAGCACAAGGTGACGAGGCAGGTAATTTTAACGGAAACACATTTGTGAAGCGTGAGCAATATGCACAATTCTTCTATAATGCAATAGCAAAAAATAGAGATTATAATTTCAACATCAATTCAAAAGAAGAAATGAAACAAATGTTAACAACAGCTTTAGAGAATGGGACGTTTGGTCCATTTAAATTAAATTCATTGGGTAAAGATATATCTGATGTAAAAAAAGAATATGGAGTGCCTGATGTTTTGAAAAAAGCACCATGTACAGAATGTGATGCACCTAATACAGCGGTATACGGAAATTATAATATTGACATGTACCCTTCGGACGCAAGACATATATGGGTAAAAATGGATATAACTATCAATGAATTAAAAGAGTGGTTTGGTGAACCAGATGAAATCGGAGGGGATATGACTAGCGAAGGCTTTATATATAATCGAGGAAGCTATTATCTTTATTTCAGCTTCTCTGATGGTTATATTCAACGCGCTGAAATATCTAATCATGAATATAATTAATAAGTTACAAACAATATAAATATATAAAGCATAAAAAATCCTTCAAGAACATGTCTTTTCTTGAAGGATTTTATTTGTCTCTATCTATTTAACATAATACAAAGCTATAAAACTCCTACTGATTAAACTTTATTTTTCTTGATGCTCCGCATCCCATTCACTTAAATACGTTGCATATTCTAATTCATCTGGATCATCATGTAACATAGAAATAAACTCTAATTTATTTCCATCACAATCTAGAAAATATACGCTTGCAGCTGGCATCCACCTTTGGACAATTGGTTCTCGATTTCCTTTTCCCTGACTCCCTACTACCTCTATTCCACGCTTCTCTAACCACAATTTAGCATTCTTTAAAAAATCTAAATCTACACGAAAAGCGAAGTGTTTCGTCTCAAACTCTTCATTAGTATGTACTTCCCATAATCCGAGCATTTGTTTTTTATTTTCTCCTACCCAAAAGAACACAACTCGTCTTTTTAATAGTTTCTTTGCTAATGTTAAACCTAACTTATTTTGATAGAAATCTATCGCCTTTTCTAAATTTCTTACATGTAAATGAGTTTCAAATATGCTTTGTATCATTATGTCTTCCCCCTCACCTATATTACGATTTTTCAAAAATATATTTTGTCTTTATACTACAAATAAATACATTTGAAATCATCCTACTTTTGTATAATTGTTCTTTCCTACAAAGGTATAAAGTGAAACTTTAATCAGTGGGGGTCTTACAACCCGCAAATAGCGGGATAAATATATAGCTTTATAATTTATATCCCACTGCCCAAGTTCTAGAAATTAAGTATTCTTCAATTACAAACGAAGACTACATTGCTTATTTTGTCATTGATTAGTTATAAAAAAAACAAGCCACCCAACTCAAATGAATTGGGTGGCTCTATACTATAAAGAAAATTTGCTATGTGTATTACTTCAATTTCCCCTCAAAAACAATCTTTCTACCGCACGGTTCAACTACTGTTTTGCCGTCTTTCTTCACTTCATGAAAGATTGGCTCTTCCATGCGACGAGACGGTGCATAGCCTTCTTGTTCCATACGTGCTAAGCAGTCTGTAATTGTTTCATTTTCGAGTACTTCAAATTTCTTTTTATTAGGTTGTTTTGTCATGCCCTAACCTACTTTCTATTTTTCTTGATGCGAATTGATTCTTCATGTAGATCATATATAACATTGCGAGAATGCCTATTATAATCATAACTGCAATGAAAAAGCTTGTATACTGTATTTTTTCTATAAATACGCCTCCTAATACAGGTCCCAGTATACTTCCTAAACTAAAGGCGATTCCAGATAATATATTACCTGCTGGTAATAAGTGTCTCGGTAATAAATCTGTCATAAATCCAAGCCCTAATGAGAAGCACGATCCAATGACCATACCCGCCAACAACATGCAGGCAAAGACGATCCAGTAATATTGATCAAATACGGCTGCCAGTAGAAAAATGCCCGTACTTATGCTGAACGTCCACGTTAATATACGGTCCCTTCCGTATTTGTCACTTAATATACCGAGCGGAATTTGTGTAATAATGCCCCCAACTGCAAATGCTGGTAATAAGAAGGATACTTCTGAAACAGACCATCCTTTTCGAAGCGCGTATACTGGTAAGTTACTGTTTAACATTGCTTCCAGTACGCCATATGCAAGTGGTCCAAGTAACGCAATCCATCCTAATCCAACAACTTGTTTATAACGAGAAAATGATGATTCACTCTTCACTTCTCTTTCATCTTGTGCTGGGAATGCATTTTTTGTTGGTAATAGTAACAGCCACCCTATTAGACAAAGTACAGTAGATATAATAAACGGCGTTGCAAGACCGTACTGAACTGTGCTTGCTAAATACGGACCGACGGCAAAACCAATTCCGAAGAATACACCGTATATCGATACTTGTCTCCCTATTTTACTCGGGTCTGATGTTGTCGTGATCCATGTTTGTGTTCCGACATGAAGCATATGATCTCCGACTCCAACTAAAAATCTAAGGATAAACCATACCCAAAACGAAAATGTTTGTGTAAAAAAGAATAATGAAATAATAACGAGAAACCCACCAATAACGATAATTGGTTTCATTCCAAACTTTTGCATCGGTTTTTCAAGAAACGGTGAGATCACTAATATCCCAATGTATAGTGCCGTCGCATGAATACCGTTAATACTTGAACTAACCCCTTCTTGTTCAAAGATCATTGCAATGGCCGGTAAGAGCATACCTTGTGACAAACCCGAGATTGCTACAATCCCAACCATAATCCAAAAAGTAAAACGCATTGACATCCCTTTCCCTCTCCTTCTCACGCTTTCCACTTTTCATTATAAACTGTTTCTGCAAATGCGTGTACGAATATCCGCAATAAAAAAGAAGCTAAAAGAATGAATCTTTTAGCTTCCTATCCTTCCCAAACTTGTGCTTTCACATTGTAATGAAAGTGCTTGAAATATGGATTTTCATAAAATGATGGTCCATATAAGTGGTGATGTGCATGAGCTATTGATGGCTGCTGCATTTGTAAAGGAACTATAGCTCATGAAACTTGCATATACATCGGATCTATCATTATTTTTGTATATAAGTGATGATTATATGGCGAATGCGCAATTAAGAGCGGATGATGCACTGATAATCTCCCCTTTTACCTACAATGTTATAGTATATGCAACACCGTTCATTTCGGGGATTATTTCTGTTCTAACCAACCCTCTACATGTTTTATAAATACATCTAAACAATCAATAAACGGAGAATGACCGCAATCTTCTAACAATTTTAATTCTGCATTCGGCAAATGTTTTGCTAATTCTTCACCGACTACTTGCGGTACGACATAATCTCTATCACCTTGTATGATGAGTGTCGGAGCTTTAATACGATGAATTTGCTTATTTCCCTCTACAACCCCATTATGTTCATCCGAAATATTAAATGTAATGAGCGCATAATTCACATCTACGAAATTACGTTGCGTTAACATATCATCTAAATACTTTTCATAACGATCCGGTTCAGGTTGATTATGTGTATATATTAATAAATTCCATACTGTACGGTAATATAATTTATTCATATTTTTTATCGCATCTAGTACTGGTGCAATTTGTACTGGATCTTGCGCGATTTCTTCTTTTGTTTTTAATAGACTCGTTACGATCGGTTGCCCGTTAATATCTTTTTTAAAGATTGGATAGCCCTTCATTCCTACTGATTCTACTAAAATTAACTTTTCGACAAACGTTGGATGATTCGCTGTAAATTGCATCGCAACACCACCGCCCATTGACCAGCCCATTAATGAAAACTTCTCTAGTTTTAATTGATCGATAACTAGTTTTACATCTCTTGCAAAGTCTTGTAATGAATCTATCGATTTATTATATGTTGATTGACCAAATCCTCTTAAATCAAGAGCGTAAATATGGTATTGATCTTGCAGCTTTTCAATAACTAAGTCCCAATGTTGTGACGATGTCATGTTCCCATGAATGAGTACAAGAATTTCTGTATTTTGCCTTCCAACTTCCTGATACGCAATCGTTTCTCCGTTCGCTAGTGAAACAAACTCCATTGTTGCAGGCTTAATCATCACAAGTTCCCCCATTCTTTTCAATAGAAAGAAAATTCTTTACTTACTTAAAGAATAACATGCAGAATATATGTTCTCAACAAAAAAGCTATACGAATTTTTTACATAAATCAACATGTCTATTACTAGACAATTATTATAAAAAAGTATATAGTTAGCTAGGTAACTAATTTGAAAGGATCAAAATACATGGACGAAAAACAACATTTTTTTCACATTGTCAGCCAGACTTCTCGCAAGTTTACGAAGAAATTTAATGAACGTGTATCTCCCACTGGATTATTTAGTGCGCAATGGGCTGTTATTTTCCGCATTAATCAAACCGGTTCTTGTACGCAAACAGAATTGTGCCAGTATTTAAATGTTGAATCACCAACGATGACTCGTACGTTAACACGTATGGAAACGATGGGATGGATTATTCGTACAGAAGGAAAAGATCGCCGTGAGAAGCTCATTTCTTTATCAGAAACAGCGATAAAAATGATCCCGGTATGGCAAGAAGAAGTTGATACTTTCGAAGAAAAGACGCTAGAAGGTATTAGCGAAGATGATTTACATCAAGCATTTCAAGTGTTACAACAAATTATTAAAAACTTAGATTAAATTGGAGGGATGACGATGCAAAGTGAAAAACTTTGGACGAAGGATTTCCTCGGAACTTGTTTTAGTAGTCTATTTCTCTTTTTAACATTTTACATGCTTATGACTACTTTGCCTGTCTATGTAATAGACGGCCTAAAAGGAAAACCTGAGGAAATTGGTTTAGTTGCAACTGTTTTTCTTATTTCATCTGTTTTATGTAGACCATTCACAGGAAAATGGCTCGATGATTTAGGAAGAAAGAAAATATTATTTATTTCACTTTCACTATTTTTAGCCGCTACTGTTATGTATTTCGGTGCGCAAAGTTTATTTTTATTACTAGCCCTTCGCTTCTTACATGGTATTGGGTTTGGGATGGCGACGACAGCAACTGGTACGATTGTAACTGATGTTGCGCCAGCTCATAGACGGGGCGAAGCACTTGCCTATTTCGGCGTATTCATGAGTCTGCCGATGGTAATTGGTCCTTTTTTAGGTTTAACAATTATTTCTCATTTTTCGTTTACTGTATTATTTATCGTTTGTTCCGTATTTTCATTGCTTGCATTTTTATTAGGACTACTTGTAAATATTCCGCATGAAGCACCAGTAAGCAAACAAAAACGAGAAAAAATGAAATGGAAAGACTTAATTGAACCATCCTCTATTCCGATTGCTCTTACAGGATTTGTTTTAGCCTTTTCTTATAGTGGTATTTTATCCTTTATTCCTATCTATGCGAAAGAGCTCGGTTTAGCTGATATTGCAAGTTATTTCTTTATTGTATATGCACTTGTTGTTGTAATTTCTCGTCCATTTACAGGAAAGATTTTTGACCGCTACGGTGAAAACGTACTTGTTTATCCAGCTATTATTATTTTCACAATTGGGATGTTCGCATTAAGTCAAGCGCAAACTCCGTTTTGGTTCCTAAGCGCAGGTGTATTAATCGGTTTAGGTTATGGAACATTAATTCCAAGCTTCCAAACAATTGCAATTTCTGCCGCTCCAAACCACCGACGTGGTTCTGCAACAGCTACGTACTTCTCATTCTTTGATAGTGGTATTGGATTTGGTTCTTTCATTTTAGGTATCGTCGCAGCGAAATCAAGTTACCATAATATGTATTTTATCGCAGCTATTATCGTTGCGTTCACTTTACTTCTCTATTATGGATTACACGGACGAAAACAAAAATTCAAGAAACAACGTACAGACGGACAAATTTCCGCTTAACGTTAATAAGGAAAGTAAACTTCTCTGTTTACTTTCCTTATTTTGTATTTCTTTCAATAGAAGCGTATACTTATAATAGAAATAATAAGGAGGGACCCCTATGAAACTAAAAAAATCTCCCCTACTCTTACTCATAATCACATTCATATTTGTAATTACAGGGCTCGGTTTTACATACTTCAAACACAATAAAACAATCCCATCAAAAAATAACGTGACGAAAAAAAATTGGTTAGATGATCCT from Bacillus basilensis includes the following:
- a CDS encoding DNA alkylation repair protein, which gives rise to MDLKTVMQELESLGKERTKKIYISNGAHEPVFGVATGAMKPIAKKIKLNQELAEELYATGNYDAMYFAGIIADPKAMSESDFDRWIDGAYFYMLSDYVVAVTLSESNIAQDVADKWIASGDELRMSAGWSCYCWLLGNRKDNEFSESKISTMLEMVKNTIHDSPERRKSAMNNFLNTVAISYVPLHEKAVKIAKEVGIVEVKRDNKKSSLLNASESIQKELDRGRLGFKRKYVRC
- a CDS encoding DUF3895 domain-containing protein; this translates as MNQISFEDLFEEENKPEKVEVADIPVPLSPLQKDILELVDSEEISALELCEQLIRSGKISDERFTTNKPKAYGQICLVLEDFVKEGKLIFVKSDEKRDRVYKLKEEISNI
- a CDS encoding S-layer homology domain-containing protein; translated protein: MGKKTSKAKKFFGFIITAALATTTMVGTVNAQTTTNSYKVASNANTVFTDVPKDHWSKDAIDYLAAAGIYKGYGNGKFGFGDNITRGQVASLVNRHLGLIADDKQGNMFSDITNHMFEKDIKAIAQAGIMTGDGTGTFRPDDVLTRYEMAVILQKAFHLESKEQGKFKDVPKGHWAYEAVNTLRSNRIAQGDEAGNFNGNTFVKREQYAQFFYNAIAKNRDYNFNINSKEEMKQMLTTALENGTFGPFKLNSLGKDISDVKKEYGVPDVLKKAPCTECDAPNTAVYGNYNIDMYPSDARHIWVKMDITINELKEWFGEPDEIGGDMTSEGFIYNRGSYYLYFSFSDGYIQRAEISNHEYN
- a CDS encoding VOC family protein encodes the protein MIQSIFETHLHVRNLEKAIDFYQNKLGLTLAKKLLKRRVVFFWVGENKKQMLGLWEVHTNEEFETKHFAFRVDLDFLKNAKLWLEKRGIEVVGSQGKGNREPIVQRWMPAASVYFLDCDGNKLEFISMLHDDPDELEYATYLSEWDAEHQEK
- a CDS encoding NETI motif-containing protein, translated to MTKQPNKKKFEVLENETITDCLARMEQEGYAPSRRMEEPIFHEVKKDGKTVVEPCGRKIVFEGKLK
- a CDS encoding MFS transporter: MSMRFTFWIMVGIVAISGLSQGMLLPAIAMIFEQEGVSSSINGIHATALYIGILVISPFLEKPMQKFGMKPIIVIGGFLVIISLFFFTQTFSFWVWFILRFLVGVGDHMLHVGTQTWITTTSDPSKIGRQVSIYGVFFGIGFAVGPYLASTVQYGLATPFIISTVLCLIGWLLLLPTKNAFPAQDEREVKSESSFSRYKQVVGLGWIALLGPLAYGVLEAMLNSNLPVYALRKGWSVSEVSFLLPAFAVGGIITQIPLGILSDKYGRDRILTWTFSISTGIFLLAAVFDQYYWIVFACMLLAGMVIGSCFSLGLGFMTDLLPRHLLPAGNILSGIAFSLGSILGPVLGGVFIEKIQYTSFFIAVMIIIGILAMLYMIYMKNQFASRKIESRLGHDKTT
- a CDS encoding alpha/beta fold hydrolase, which encodes MGELVMIKPATMEFVSLANGETIAYQEVGRQNTEILVLIHGNMTSSQHWDLVIEKLQDQYHIYALDLRGFGQSTYNKSIDSLQDFARDVKLVIDQLKLEKFSLMGWSMGGGVAMQFTANHPTFVEKLILVESVGMKGYPIFKKDINGQPIVTSLLKTKEEIAQDPVQIAPVLDAIKNMNKLYYRTVWNLLIYTHNQPEPDRYEKYLDDMLTQRNFVDVNYALITFNISDEHNGVVEGNKQIHRIKAPTLIIQGDRDYVVPQVVGEELAKHLPNAELKLLEDCGHSPFIDCLDVFIKHVEGWLEQK
- a CDS encoding MarR family winged helix-turn-helix transcriptional regulator, with the translated sequence MDEKQHFFHIVSQTSRKFTKKFNERVSPTGLFSAQWAVIFRINQTGSCTQTELCQYLNVESPTMTRTLTRMETMGWIIRTEGKDRREKLISLSETAIKMIPVWQEEVDTFEEKTLEGISEDDLHQAFQVLQQIIKNLD
- a CDS encoding MFS transporter: MQSEKLWTKDFLGTCFSSLFLFLTFYMLMTTLPVYVIDGLKGKPEEIGLVATVFLISSVLCRPFTGKWLDDLGRKKILFISLSLFLAATVMYFGAQSLFLLLALRFLHGIGFGMATTATGTIVTDVAPAHRRGEALAYFGVFMSLPMVIGPFLGLTIISHFSFTVLFIVCSVFSLLAFLLGLLVNIPHEAPVSKQKREKMKWKDLIEPSSIPIALTGFVLAFSYSGILSFIPIYAKELGLADIASYFFIVYALVVVISRPFTGKIFDRYGENVLVYPAIIIFTIGMFALSQAQTPFWFLSAGVLIGLGYGTLIPSFQTIAISAAPNHRRGSATATYFSFFDSGIGFGSFILGIVAAKSSYHNMYFIAAIIVAFTLLLYYGLHGRKQKFKKQRTDGQISA